A stretch of the Vitis riparia cultivar Riparia Gloire de Montpellier isolate 1030 chromosome 13, EGFV_Vit.rip_1.0, whole genome shotgun sequence genome encodes the following:
- the LOC117927631 gene encoding putative disease resistance protein At3g14460: protein MFVGEVFLSSLFEVVLDKLVATPLLEYARLQKVESTLEDWRKTLLHLQAVMNDAEQKQVNDTAVRMWLDDLKALAYDIEDVLDEFDTEASRRSLVEGSAQTSASKVRKLIPTFRFSGVRLNDKIGKKMKRITQELDAVVKRKSDLHLTEGVGGVSTELTTCLVDELEVYGRDADKEKIMELLLSDEVHDAGRKVRVIPIVGMGGVGKTTLAQIIYNDKRVDDNFDIRVWVCVSDQFDLVGITRAILESVSGHSSDSKNLPLLQDRLQKELNGKRFFLVLDDMWNQEPIRWSSLEKALRAGAQGSVVMVTTRHEDVASIMRTTPSHHLSELSDEHCWSVFADLAFENITPDARQNLEPIGRQIFKKCKGLPLAAKTLGGLLRSKHDENAWKNMLNSEIWDLPAEQSSILPVLHLSYHYLPSTLKQCFAYCSIFPKDHEFLKEGLILLWVAQGLVGGLKAGETMEEVGEACFHNLLSRSFFQQSARNKSLFVMHDLIHDLAQFISEKDCFRLEVGKQNHISKRARHLSYIREEFDVSKKFDPLYETNNLRTFLPLDMPLDVSTCYLAEKVLHNLLPTLRCLRVLSLSHYNISHLPDSFGNLKHLRYLNLSYTGIKKLPKSIGKLLNLQSLILSNCGSLIELPPEIGELVNLRHFLISRTSIEGLPTGINRLKDLRRLSTFVVVKHGGARISELRDLSWLGGALSILNLQNIVNATDALEANLKDKKDIEKLVFSWDPSAIVGDSDNQTRVLEWLQPHNKLKGLTIGYYCGEKFPNWLGDSSFMNLVSLEIKNCKSCSSLPSLGQLKSLKCLRIVKMDGVRKVGMEFCRNGSGSSFKPFGSLVTLVFQEMLEWEEWDCSGVEFPCLKELDIIECPKLKGDIPKHLPHLRKLEITKCGQLPSIDQLWLNKFDFVMPCKVPMELQHLHSLVELCLVDCPYLIELPPVLHKLISLKLLVIKKCPSLSSVLGMGLPSMLEILKIKKCERLESLPEGMMQNNNRLRGLIMKGCSSLRSFPRVSSLEYLQIRNCGKVELSLPQEIMMHNSYPSLTSLDIKNSCDSLTHFPLGSFTKLEDILFRKYANLEAFYIPDGLHHVDLTSLQNISIWDCPNLVSFPQGGLPAPNLRVLWIGNCKKLKSLPQQMHTLITSLQDLRIVYCPEIDSFPQGGLPTSLSLLCILGCYKLMQRWMEWGLQTLPSLRKLEIEDSDEGKLESFPEKWLLPSTLSFVGIYGFPNLKSLDNMGLHDLNSLETLEIQGCTMLKSFPKQGLPSSLSCLKIINCPLLKKRCQRDKGKEWPKIFHIPSIVLEEDESSKEVILS, encoded by the coding sequence atgtttgtggGTGAGGTATTTCTGTCTTCCCTCTTTGAGGTGGTGCTGGACAAGCTGGTGGCTACCCCGCTGTTGGAGTATGCGCGCCTGCAGAAAGTTGAGTCGACACTGGAAGACTGGAGGAAGACTTTGTTGCATCTCCAAGCAGTGATGAATGATGCAGAGCAGAAGCAGGTCAATGATACAGCAGTGAGGATGTGGCTGGATGATCTCAAAGCTTTGGCTTACGACATTGAAGACGTTCTGGATGAGTTTGATACCGAAGCTAGTAGGCGAAGTTTGGTAGAAGGATCAGCTCAAACCAGCGCCAGTAAGGTACGGAAGCTCATCCCAACTTTTCGTTTTAGTGGTGTGAGATTGAATGACAAGATTGGTAAAAAGATGAAGAGAATCACTCAGGAGTTAGATGCTGTCGTAAAAAGAAAATCTGATCTTCATCTAACAGAGGGAGTTGGGGGAGTTTCAACTGAGTTGACTACTTGTTTGGTAGATGAGCTTGAGGTTTATGGTAGGGATGCTGATAAGGAGAAGATCATGGAGTTGTTGCTATCAGATGAAGTACATGATGCTGGTCGTAAAGTTAGGGTCATTCCGATTGTTGGTATGGGCGGGGTTGGTAAAACAACCCTAGCTCAAATAATCTATAACGACAAGAGGGTGGATGACAATTTCGATATCAGAGTCTGGGTGTGCGTATCTGATCAATTTGATTTGGTTGGAATAACAAGAGCAATTTTAGAATCGGTCTCTGGACATTCATCTGATTCTAAAAACTTGCCATTGCTACAAGATAGGTTACAGAAAGAACTGAATGGAAAAAGGTTTTTCctagttttggatgatatgtgGAACCAGGAACCTATCCGCTGGAGTAGCTTAGAAAAGGCCCTCAGAGCTGGAGCACAAGGCAGTGTGGTAATGGTAACAACTCGCCATGAAGATGTTGCATCAATTATGCGCACGACTCCTTCTCATCATCTTAGTGAACTGTCCGATGAACATTGTTGGTCAGTCTTTGCAGATCTTGCCTTTGAAAACATAACTCCAGATGCCCGCCAAAACTTGGAACCTATTGGTAGGCAAATATTCAAGAAATGCAAAGGATTGCCTCTGGCAGCAAAGACACTCGGAGGTCTACTGCGCTCTAAACACGACGAGAATGCTTGGAAGAATATGTTGAACAGCGAAATATGGGATTTACCAGCGGAACAAAGTAGCATTCTTCCAGTTCTACACTTGAGCTACCATTATCTCCCCTCAACACTGAAACAATGTTTTGCATATTGCTCCATTTTTCCTAAGGATCATGAATTTCTAAAGGAGGGGTTAATTTTGTTATGGGTGGCACAAGGATTGGTGGGTGGCTTGAAAGCGGGGGAGACAATGGAAGAGGTGGGTGAAGCTTGTTTTCACAATCTATTATCAAGGTCCTTCTTTCAACAATCTGCTCGTAATAAGTCATTGTTTGTAATGCATGACTTGATTCATGATTTAGCACAATTTATATCTGAAAAAGATTGTTTCAGATTGGAAGTTGGAAAACAAAACCATATTTCAAAGAGGGCTCGACATTTATCATACATCCGTGAGGAATTTGATGTGTCCAAGAAATTTGATCCCCTTTATGAAACTAATAACTTGCGGACCTTCTTGCCACTAGACATGCCTCTTGATGTTTCGACCTGCTACTTGGCTGAAAAAGTCCTACATAATCTATTGCCAACATTACGATGTTTGCGGGTTCTATCATTGTCTCATTATAATATCAGTCATTTGCCCGAttcatttggaaatttaaagCATTTGCGCTATTTGAACCTTTCTTATACTGGCAtaaaaaaattacctaaatCAATTGGTAAACTTTTGAATTTGCAATCACTGATATTGTCAAATTGTGGTTCACTTATTGAGTTGCCACCAGAAATTGGAGAACTCGTCAACCTGcgtcattttcttatttctagAACTAGCATAGAAGGGCTGCCAACTGGAATCAATAGACTAAAAGATCTTCGAAGATTGAGTACTTTTGTTGTTGTGAAGCATGGTGGGGCAAGAATTAGTGAGTTGCGAGATCTTTCATGGCTTGGTGGAGCACTCTCTATTTTAAACTTGCAGAATATTGTGAATGCTACCGATGCTTTAGAGGCAAATTTGAAGGACAAGAAAGATATTGAAAAGCTGGTGTTTTCCTGGGATCCTAGCGCCATTGTTGGGGATTCAGACAATCAAACAAGAGTGCTAGAATGGCTTCAGCCTCATAACAAGTTGAAAGGGCTCACCATTGGATACTACTGTGGTGAGAAATTTCCAAACTGGTTAGGGGATTCTTCATTCATGAACTTAGTTTCCTTAGAAATTAAAAACTGTAAAAGTTGCTCGTCCTTGCCATCCCTTGGGCAGTTGAAGTCTCTCAAGTGCCTCCGTATTGTGAAGATGGATGGAGTGCGAAAAGTTGGTATGGAGTTCTGCAGGAATGGTTCTGGTTCTTCATTTAAGCCATTTGGTTCTCTTGTGACTCTAGTATTTCAAGAGATGTTGGAGTGGGAGGAATGGGATTGTTCTGGAGTTGAGTTCCCTTGTCTCAAGGAGCTTGATATCATAGAATGTCCAAAGCTGAAAGGGGATATACCTAAGCACCTTCCTCATTTAAGAAAACTTGAGATTACTAAATGTGGGCAGCTTCCATCAATTGATCAACTGTGGTTAAACAAATTCGACTTTGTGATGCCTTGTAAAGTACCAATGGAATTGCAACACCTCCATTCTCTTGTAGAATTATGCCTTGTTGATTGTCCATACTTAATTGAATTGCCACCTGTTCTACACAAGCTGATCTCTCTAAAACTCTTGGTTATCAAGAAATGTCCAAGTCTTTCATCAGTTTTGGGGATGGGGCTGCCATCCATGCTTGaaatccttaaaataaaaaaatgtgagagGCTGGAGTCCCTACCGGAGGGAATGATGCAAAACAATAACCGTCTTCGAGGTTTGATTATGAAAGGTTGTAGTTCTCTGAGGTCCTTCCCAAGAGTCTCTTCATTGGAATATCTTCAAATCAGAAATTGTGGGAAAGTAGAGTTATCCCTGCCTCAGGAGATCATGATGCACAACAGCTATCCTTCCCTTACATcacttgatataaaaaatagttgtgaTTCTCTCACGCACTTTCCGTTGGGCTCCTTCACAAAGCTTGAGGATATTCTGTTCAGAAAGTACGCAAATCTGGAGGCCTTTTACATTCCAGATGGACTTCACCATGTGGATCTCACATCTCTCCAGAACATTAGCATCTGGGATTGCCCTAATCTGGTGTCTTTTCCACAAGGAGGATTGCCAGCTCCTAACCTCAGAGTGCTTTGGATTGGCAATTGCAAGAAGCTTAAATCACTGCCCCAACAAATGCACACCCTTATCACATCCCTTCAAGATTTGAGAATAGTTTATTGTCCAGAAATTGATTCGTTTCCACAAGGGGGTTTGCCAACTAGTTTATCTCTACTTTGCATCTTAGGTTGCTACAAACTCATGCAGCGCTGGATGGAATGGGGCTTACAAACACTtccctctcttagaaaattggaaattgaagaTAGCGATGAAGGAAAGTTGGAGTCATTTCCGGAGAAGTGGCTGCTGCCCTCCACTCTTTCCTTTGTTGGAATTTATGGTTTTCCAAATCTGAAATCCCTTGATAATATGGGGCTTCACGACCTCAACTCTCTTGAAACCCTGGAGATTCAAGGCTGTACAATGCTCAAGTCCTTTCCAAAACAGGGGCTGCCCTCCTCCCTCTCAtgtcttaaaattattaactgcCCTCTGCTAAAGAAGCGGTGCCAAAGGGATAAAGGGAAAGAATGGCCCAAGATTTTTCACATCCCCAGCATTGTGTTGGAAGAAGATGAGTCATCTAAGGAAGTAATCTTGTCATGA